A region of Liolophura sinensis isolate JHLJ2023 chromosome 8, CUHK_Ljap_v2, whole genome shotgun sequence DNA encodes the following proteins:
- the LOC135472130 gene encoding synaptosomal-associated protein 47-like, which yields MADSTNSHAVCIKQWKAAYYVNKDKKWRYGQLGLIPEGVVFTEASTGTSSNTDTTGFSQTILFSSFTDVKKTTSTMIFPVITISTNSDRHWFGSFTDRQSVFNTVAHFWRMRLIPENKSPRAAGGTRTKLGRELLRLAHDSQATMSSAARTLHHQGQQIDSSLATMDDLHNDLDVADKFVSELESWLGNWRASANVPLTQSVLIKHTDLPDIANFEVLYAKAVGTSLSGFVPGSVWISRKEGVTILGTKQDIIQHFGPGGVCLSRVRVLNPWELILTSYRLGESDLSYHLLSTKAVEALRHLEVGRADKIEYMRPSPVYVWVDSTITTGRASLLPRQELSAPSMPASGVVQPNTTAQTQSQLLQKHAPVSDQEVQELSDILSDLKGMAIAVQQEEDKQLEALDTLLMAVDMADARRAELENRVQKLIKN from the coding sequence ATGGCGGATTCGACTAATTCCCATGCAGTCTGTATTAAACAATGGAAGGCAGCATACTACGTAAATAAGGACAAAAAGTGGCGGTATGGACAACTGGGCCTCATCCCAGAGGGAGTTGTGTTTACTGAAGCATCCACTGGTACTTCCTCCAACACAGATACAACAGGATTCTCACagaccattttgttttcatcattcACCGATGTGAAAAAGACCACATCCACCATGATTTTTCCTGTCATTACAATTTCCACAAACAGCGACAGACACTGGTTCGGTTCCTTCACTGACAGACAAAGCGTGTTTAATACCGTGGCACATTTCTGGAGAATGCGTCTTATTCCTGAAAATAAAAGCCCAAGAGCAGCTGGTGGAACACGGACAAAACTGGGCAGAGAACTTCTCAGATTAGCACACGATTCACAAGCAACTATGAGCTCAGCTGCACGGACCTTGCATCACCAAGGACAGCAAATAGACTCTTCCTTAGCAACTATGGATGATTTGCATAATGATCTGGATGTTGCTGACAAATTTGTGTCCGAACTTGAATCGTGGCTTGGAAACTGGCGCGCTTCTGCCAATGTGCCGCTTACGCAGTCAGTATTAATTAAACACACAGATCTGCCTGACATTGCTAACTTTGAAGTCCTTTACGCGAAAGCCGTGGGTACCTCATTGTCCGGATTTGTGCCGGGATCTGTGTGGATCAGTCGAAAGGAAGGGGTGACGATATTGGGGACAAAGCAAGACATCATACAGCATTTTGGGCCTGGTGGGGTATGCTTGTCCCGGGTTAGAGTGCTTAACCCGTGGGAGTTGATATTAACAAGTTACCGTTTGGGAGAATCAGATCTCTCATACCACCTCCTCTCCACAAAAGCTGTTGAAGCCCTGAGACACTTAGAAGTTGGCAGAGCTGACAAAATAGAGTACATGAGACCTTCCCCTGTGTATGTGTGGGTTGATTCGACTATCACAACAGGCAGAGCCAGCTTGTTACCTAGACAAGAGTTATCTGCCCCTTCCATGCCAGCCTCTGGGGTAGTGCAGCCCAACACTACAGCCCAGACACAGAGCCAACTGTTACAAAAACATGCACCTGTGTCAGATCAGGAGGTTCAGGAACTGAGCGATATTTTATCAGATCTCAAAGGTATGGCGATTGCTGTCCAGCAAGAAGAAGACAAACAGCTAGAAGCCCTTGACACTCTGTTGATGGCTGTAGACATGGCTGATGCTCGCAGGGCAGAATTAGAGAATAGAGTACAGAAACTGATCAAGAACTGA
- the LOC135472460 gene encoding chromosome-associated kinesin KIF4A-like — protein sequence MPSESAHIKVVARVRPLTPEEVKKGMTSVTKVEGDKVIVQPAGKNATFSLDGGFSPDAKNFDIFNGKVEPYVKRALEGYNVAVLAFGATGAGKSYLMSGIEDDPGVVPCLNRSLFKHIGEKSGKEFFVTVSYVEILDEEMTDLLNPHTRPMKIRQHPHKGIYVDGLSELVVKNLEELERLYEQGNRAKTGGATDVRAHRERAHSIFTITVEQKERQSSKVGVRARLQLADLAGIEAGSETKSGMKKGVKELLEVIQCLGDSKKKGGHVPYRDSLLTRLLQDALGGNAFTLMIAALNPADKHHQETLRTLEYSGLTKSIKNSVKLNLDDTNDIISELRAEISRLRDKIASTSDPSKDDILKMEDLVQDLKIAKKQTWSEREKLSAQLQEERKTTLSNKGLYEWVMESVKKGNREIQERVLLLQKDKDQLSTQYKEKRKLLEEMKDDLQKKITDYSKFAEKGKVSESETKKKVTAIHEIKEKLKRESETVKQLKQQLKDIQEKQKEEKDGGTAHLTATMGNVEVRQKVQKEEMAQLEAENRALIAEELERVRVEVDNAKTEIQMRASEKKSYNAREVVDLETELAELKAEKPLITMKLEMLEREKAKISENLDNLYQFHKTELEVQQLQHFQTFRQYREMFEEQKAAIEQRYRQLLEDAVQDAVFLSSRNSELVEENQEQRRQLAEMKDRLTKLEGQLMSG from the exons ATG CCGAGTGAATCTGCCCATATTAAGGTTGTAGCCAGGGTTCGACCTCTGACCCCAGAAGAGGTCAAAAAGGGCATGACCTCTGTGACAAAGGTTGAAGGTGATAAGGTCATTGTACAGCCAGCTGGCAAG aATGCAACTTTCTCACTTGATGGTGGATTTTCTCCAGATGCAAAGAAT tttgaCATATTCAATGGAAAGGTTGAGCCATATGTAAAACGTGCTTTAGAGGGTTACAATGTGGCTGTCCTGGCCTTTGGAGCT ACAGGAGCTGGGAAGAGCTACTTGATGTCAGGAATTGAGGATGACCCAGGCGTTGTACCATgt TTGAACAGAAGTCTGTTCAAACATATTGGCGAAAAGTCTGGAAAGGAGTTTTTTGTGACTGTCTCTTATGTTGAG ATCTTAGATGAGGAAATGACAGACTTGCTGAACCCTCATACCCGGCCCATGAAGATCCGTCAGCACCCCCATAAGGGCAT ATATGTGGATGGCCTGTCAGAGTTGGTGGTCAAAAACTTGGAGGAACTGGAAAGGCTGTATGAGCAGGGCAACCGAGCCAAGACAGGAGGTGCCACAGATGTCAGGGCACACAGAGAAAG AGCTCACAGTATTTTCACAATCACAGTAGAACAAAAAGAACGCCAGTCCAGTAAGGTCGGAGTTCGGGCACGTCTTCAGCTGGCTGACCTGGCAG GTATAGAGGCTGGTAGTGAAACAAAGTCAGGGATGAAAAAAGG GGTAAAGGAGCTGTTAGAGGTGATCCAGTGCCTGGGGGACAGTAAGAAGAAAGGAGGACATGTGCCTTACAGGGACTCCCTCCTCACTCGTCTACTACAG GATGCCCTGGGAGGTAACGCCTTTACCTTGATGATTGCTGCTCTAAATCCAGCTG ACAAGCATCATCAGGAGACTCTAAGAACTCTGGAATATTCTGGGCTGACCAAGAGCATCAAGAACAGTGTGAAACTCAATCTG GATGATACAAATGACATAATCAGTGAATTAAGAGCTGAGATTTCCCGCCTCAGAGACAAAATCGCCAGTACATCTGACCCCAGCAAGGATGATATCCTCAAAATGGAG GATTTGGTCCAGGATCTGAAAATAGCCAAAAAGCAGACTTGGTCAGAAAGGGAGAAATTGTCTGCACAACTTCAGGAGGAGAGGAAAACTACTTTGTCAAATAAG GGTCTGTATGAGTGGGTGATGGAGAGTGTGAAGAAGGGGAACCGTGAGATTCAGGAGAGGGTGCTACTACTGCAGAAAGACAAAGATCAG TTGTCAACACAGTACAaagaaaagaggaaattgtTGGAGGAAATGAAAGACGACCTTCAGAAGAAGATAACAGACTACTCCAAGTTTGCTGAGAAAG GAAAAGTCAGTGAGTCAGAAACGAAGAAGAAAGTAACAGCCATCCATGAGATCAAAGAGAAGCTGAAACGAGAAAGTGAAACGGTGAAGCAGCTGAAGCAACAGCTGAAAGATATCCAGGAGAAACAGAAAGAAGAGAAAGAT GGAGGTACAGCTCATTTGACAGCCACAATGGGCAATGTGGAAGTAAGACAGAAAGTACAG AAGGAGGAAATGGCTCAGTTGGAGGCTGAGAACCGAGCTTTGATAGCTGAGGAGCTGGAGAGGGTTAGGGTAGAAGTGGACAACGCCAAGACAGAAATACAG ATGAGAGCGTCTGAGAAGAAGTCATACAATGCCAGGGAAGTGGTTGACCTGGAGACGGAACTGGCAGAGCTGAAGGCAGAAAAACCTCTGATCACCATGAAG ctggagatgctggaGCGGGAAAAAGCCAAAATAAGTGAGAATTTGGACAATTTGTACCAGTTTCACAAGACAGAGTTAGAAGTACAACAACTGCAACATTTTCAG ACCTTCCGTCAGTACCGTGAGATGTTCGAGGAGCAGAAAGCAGCCATTGAACAGCGATATCGACAACTTCTTGAAGACGCTGTGCAAGATGCTGTGTTCCTCTCCTCTAGAAACAGTGAGCTTGTTGAGGAAAATCAGGAGCAGAGAAGAC AACTAGCGGAGATGAAGGACCGGTTGACTAAGCTTGAGGGACAATTGATGTCTGGATGA